The following are encoded in a window of Arthrobacter sp. OAP107 genomic DNA:
- the allB gene encoding allantoinase AllB: MSEERFDLVIRGRRILTTAGIAAREVGVRGGKIVALEPLGNGLAGAEVIELADDETLIPGLVDTHVHVNEPGRTEWEGFASATRAAAAGGVTTIIDMPLNSIPPTTNVEGLKLKREVAEDQAFVDVGFWGGAIPGNKADLRPLHDEGVFGFKCFLLHSGVDEFPHLEADEMEEDMRELKSFDSLMIVHAEDSHAIDHAPHPGGAHYSTFLASRPRGAENKAIAEVIERARWTGARTHILHLSSSDALPMIASAKRDGVHLTVETCPHYLTLMAEEIPDGATAYKCCPPIREASNRELLWQGLQDGTIDCIVSDHSPSTLDLKDLENGDFAVAWGGVSSLQLGLSLIWTEARHRGIPLEQVVSWMAEKPAALARLSNKGQLALGYDADFSVFAQDEAFVVDVSKLKHKNPITPYDGKALSGVVRRTYLRGNVVDGQTPGGKLIRRGGI; this comes from the coding sequence ATGTCTGAAGAACGCTTTGACCTGGTCATCCGGGGCCGGCGCATCCTCACCACCGCCGGGATCGCCGCCCGTGAAGTGGGCGTCCGCGGCGGCAAGATCGTCGCTCTCGAGCCTCTCGGCAACGGCCTCGCCGGCGCCGAGGTCATCGAACTCGCCGACGACGAAACCCTGATCCCCGGTCTTGTGGACACCCACGTCCACGTCAACGAGCCCGGCCGCACCGAGTGGGAGGGCTTCGCCTCCGCTACCCGCGCCGCGGCCGCCGGCGGCGTCACCACCATCATCGACATGCCGCTGAACTCCATCCCGCCCACCACCAATGTTGAAGGCCTCAAGCTCAAGCGCGAGGTGGCCGAGGACCAGGCGTTCGTTGACGTCGGGTTCTGGGGCGGCGCCATCCCCGGCAACAAGGCGGACCTGCGCCCGCTGCACGACGAGGGCGTCTTCGGCTTCAAGTGCTTCCTGCTGCACTCGGGCGTGGACGAGTTCCCGCACCTGGAGGCGGACGAGATGGAGGAGGACATGCGCGAGCTGAAGTCCTTCGACTCGCTCATGATCGTCCACGCCGAGGATTCGCACGCCATCGACCACGCACCCCACCCCGGTGGCGCCCACTACTCAACGTTCCTTGCCTCCCGCCCCCGCGGCGCCGAGAACAAGGCCATCGCCGAGGTGATTGAGCGCGCCCGCTGGACCGGTGCCCGCACCCACATCCTGCACCTCTCCTCTTCGGACGCGCTGCCCATGATCGCTTCGGCAAAGCGCGACGGCGTGCACCTCACCGTGGAGACCTGCCCGCACTACCTCACGCTCATGGCCGAGGAGATCCCCGACGGCGCCACCGCGTACAAGTGCTGCCCGCCCATCCGTGAGGCCTCGAACCGTGAGCTCCTCTGGCAGGGCCTGCAGGACGGCACCATCGACTGCATCGTCTCCGACCACTCCCCTTCGACCCTGGACCTGAAGGACCTGGAAAACGGCGACTTCGCCGTGGCCTGGGGCGGCGTCTCCTCGCTGCAGCTGGGCCTGTCCCTGATCTGGACCGAAGCCCGGCACCGCGGCATCCCGCTGGAGCAGGTGGTGTCGTGGATGGCGGAGAAGCCGGCCGCCCTGGCCCGCCTCTCCAACAAGGGCCAGCTTGCACTGGGCTACGACGCCGACTTCTCCGTCTTCGCCCAGGACGAGGCCTTCGTGGTGGACGTCTCCAAGCTCAAGCACAAGAACCCCATCACCCCGTACGACGGCAAGGCACTCTCCGGCGTGGTCCGCCGGACGTACCTGCGCGGCAACGTGGTGGACGGCCAGACCCCCGGCGGCAAGCTGATCCGCCGCGGCGGCATCTGA
- a CDS encoding glycerate kinase, translating to MRIVIAPDKFKGSLSAPDVARHLEEGLRKGSATAGQSETLEVLRIPVADGGEGTLDAAVGSGFTRRRAVVSGPTGQPLAAEFAVRGREAVIEMAAASGLAVLPPSALSQNDGGRPGSASARTASSLGTGELIRAALDAGCRQIILGVGGSANTDGGAGVLQGLGARLLDAAGNELPLGGAALADLAAIDFSGFDTRLEESRFVLASDVDNPLLGPEGAAAIFGPQKGATPADVGELDAALANFVQVLAAEIGPRAVKAANAPGAGAAGGVGYAAIAALAASRRPGIDVVLEFTRLAERLAGADLVITGEGSLDEQSLLGKTPMGVARAAAAAGLPVLAVCGRTTLSPEQQQGSGFGQVYPLTALESRVEICIAEAGRLLEELGQHIGVHLTDSVNTKEPLNV from the coding sequence ATGCGCATCGTGATCGCGCCGGACAAGTTCAAGGGCTCGCTCTCCGCCCCGGACGTCGCCCGGCACCTTGAAGAAGGGCTCCGGAAGGGCTCCGCCACAGCGGGCCAGTCCGAAACCCTTGAGGTACTGCGGATTCCCGTGGCCGACGGCGGCGAGGGCACCCTCGACGCCGCCGTCGGCTCCGGCTTCACCCGCCGCCGCGCCGTGGTCAGCGGCCCCACCGGGCAGCCGCTGGCCGCGGAGTTCGCGGTCCGCGGCCGGGAAGCCGTGATCGAAATGGCGGCAGCTTCCGGCCTCGCCGTCCTGCCGCCCTCCGCTCTTTCCCAGAACGACGGCGGGCGGCCGGGTTCCGCTTCCGCCAGGACTGCCAGCAGCCTGGGCACCGGTGAACTGATCCGCGCGGCGCTCGACGCCGGCTGCCGGCAGATCATTCTGGGCGTCGGCGGCAGCGCCAACACCGACGGCGGAGCGGGCGTGCTGCAGGGCCTCGGTGCCCGGCTGCTCGATGCCGCCGGTAACGAACTCCCCCTCGGCGGCGCCGCCCTCGCCGACCTCGCTGCCATCGACTTCTCCGGCTTCGACACCAGGCTGGAGGAATCGCGCTTCGTCCTCGCCAGCGACGTGGACAACCCGCTGCTCGGGCCGGAAGGAGCGGCGGCCATCTTCGGGCCGCAGAAGGGCGCCACCCCCGCGGACGTTGGCGAACTGGACGCCGCCCTCGCCAACTTCGTCCAGGTCCTTGCCGCGGAGATCGGCCCCCGGGCCGTCAAGGCCGCCAACGCGCCGGGTGCCGGAGCGGCCGGCGGCGTGGGCTACGCCGCCATCGCGGCACTGGCGGCATCACGCCGCCCCGGCATCGACGTCGTGCTTGAATTCACCCGGCTGGCTGAACGGCTGGCCGGCGCAGACCTGGTGATCACCGGCGAAGGCAGCCTCGACGAACAGAGCCTGCTCGGCAAGACGCCCATGGGCGTTGCCCGCGCGGCAGCCGCGGCCGGGCTGCCGGTCCTCGCCGTCTGCGGCCGCACCACGCTCTCGCCGGAACAGCAGCAGGGGTCGGGTTTCGGGCAGGTCTACCCTCTGACGGCGCTGGAAAGCAGAGTAGAGATATGTATAGCTGAAGCAGGCCGACTGCTTGAAGAATTGGGTCAGCACATCGGCGTGCACCTGACCGACAGTGTTAACACGAAGGAGCCCCTGAATGTCTGA
- the gcl gene encoding glyoxylate carboligase, translated as MTKMRTVDAAIAILEKEGATEAFGLPGAAINPFYSAMRAHGGIRHTLARHVEGASHMADGYSRAADGNIGICIGTSGPAGTDMITGLYAAWADSIPMLCITGQAPVAKLHKEDFQAVDIESIAKPVTKMAMTILEPGQVPGAFQKAFQLMRSGRPGPVLLDLPIDVQMAEIEFDIDTYEPLPVEKPKASRKQLEKALDMLTAGERPLIVAGGGIINAGASAQLVELAELLNVPVIPTLMGWGAIPDDHELMAGMVGLQTSHRYGNENFLRSDFVIGIGNRWANRHTGGLETYTAGRKFVHIDIEPTQIGRVFSPDFGIASDAGAALGGLLEIARERQAAGTLPDYKGWVAECAERKATLHRKTHFDNVPMKPQRVYEEMNKAFGKDTTYVSTIGLSQIAGAQMLHVFGARKWINAGQAGPLGWTAPAALGVVRGKPGENVVALSGDYDFQFMIEELAVGAQFNLPYIHVVVNNSYLGLIRQSQRGFNMDYHVSLGFDNINSPETEGYGVDHLKVAEGLGCKAIRVTSPEDMPAAFDKAKALMGEFQVPVVVEVILEKVTNISMGLEINAVNEFEELAATAADAPTAILALQD; from the coding sequence ATGACCAAGATGCGCACCGTAGACGCTGCCATCGCCATCCTGGAAAAGGAGGGCGCCACCGAGGCGTTCGGCCTGCCGGGTGCGGCGATCAACCCGTTCTACTCCGCCATGCGGGCCCACGGCGGCATCCGCCACACGCTGGCCCGCCACGTTGAAGGCGCCAGCCACATGGCCGACGGCTACTCCCGCGCAGCGGACGGCAACATTGGCATCTGCATCGGCACCTCCGGCCCCGCCGGCACCGACATGATCACCGGCCTGTACGCCGCCTGGGCAGACTCCATCCCCATGCTCTGCATCACCGGCCAGGCCCCCGTGGCCAAGCTGCACAAGGAAGACTTCCAGGCCGTGGACATCGAGTCCATCGCCAAGCCCGTCACCAAGATGGCCATGACCATCCTGGAGCCCGGCCAGGTTCCCGGTGCCTTCCAGAAGGCCTTCCAGCTGATGCGCTCCGGCCGCCCCGGCCCGGTGCTGCTGGATCTGCCGATCGACGTGCAGATGGCCGAGATCGAATTCGACATCGACACCTACGAACCGCTGCCCGTCGAAAAGCCCAAGGCCTCCCGCAAGCAGCTGGAAAAGGCCCTGGACATGCTGACGGCCGGCGAGCGCCCGCTGATCGTGGCCGGCGGCGGCATCATCAACGCCGGCGCCTCCGCGCAGCTGGTGGAGCTGGCCGAGCTGCTGAACGTTCCCGTGATCCCCACGCTGATGGGCTGGGGCGCCATCCCGGACGACCATGAACTGATGGCCGGCATGGTGGGCCTGCAGACCAGCCACCGCTACGGCAACGAGAACTTCCTGCGCAGCGACTTCGTGATCGGCATCGGCAACCGCTGGGCCAACCGCCACACCGGCGGCCTGGAGACCTACACCGCCGGCCGCAAGTTCGTGCACATCGACATCGAGCCCACCCAGATCGGCCGCGTGTTCTCCCCCGACTTCGGCATCGCCTCCGACGCCGGCGCCGCCCTGGGCGGCCTGCTGGAAATCGCCCGCGAACGCCAGGCCGCCGGGACCCTGCCGGACTACAAGGGCTGGGTTGCCGAGTGCGCCGAGCGCAAGGCCACCCTGCACCGCAAGACCCACTTCGACAACGTGCCGATGAAGCCGCAGCGCGTATACGAGGAGATGAACAAGGCCTTCGGCAAGGACACCACCTACGTGTCCACCATCGGCCTGTCGCAGATCGCCGGCGCGCAGATGCTGCACGTGTTCGGCGCCCGCAAGTGGATCAACGCCGGCCAGGCAGGCCCGCTGGGCTGGACCGCCCCGGCCGCCCTCGGCGTGGTGCGCGGCAAGCCGGGCGAGAACGTGGTGGCGCTGTCCGGCGACTACGATTTCCAGTTCATGATCGAGGAACTGGCCGTGGGCGCGCAGTTCAACCTGCCGTACATCCACGTGGTGGTGAACAACTCCTACCTGGGCCTGATCCGCCAGTCCCAGCGCGGGTTCAACATGGATTACCACGTGTCCCTGGGCTTCGATAACATCAACTCACCCGAGACCGAGGGCTACGGCGTGGACCACCTGAAGGTCGCCGAGGGCCTGGGCTGCAAGGCCATCCGCGTGACCAGCCCCGAGGACATGCCTGCCGCGTTCGACAAGGCCAAGGCACTGATGGGCGAGTTCCAGGTTCCCGTGGTGGTTGAAGTGATCCTGGAAAAGGTCACCAACATCTCCATGGGGCTGGAGATCAACGCCGTGAACGAGTTCGAGGAGCTGGCTGCCACCGCTGCCGACGCCCCCACCGCCATCCTGGCCCTGCAGGACTAA
- a CDS encoding 2-hydroxy-3-oxopropionate reductase: MDRPQPRTRLRRLHRPRVQGTAGNRLQLGHPRTRFQLTTHPHLPAQLSSSRCRLEPSKRHLLRASWVSHPQTFSEGKTMSNVAVIGLGIMGLPMAINLVKAGHNVTGFNRSQDKIDKLVSEGGKGASSIADAVKDADVVITMVPDSPDVEGVVSGPDGVFANAKQGTLWIDASSIRPDVAKRLSEEATAAGIRPLDAPVSGGEQGAIDAVLSIMVGGEKADFEAAQDVLNAVGKTIVHVGPSGSGQTVKAANQLIVAVNIEVLGEAIAFLEAYGVDTDAALKVLGGGLAGSKVLDQKGQKMLDRNFDPGFRLALHHKDLGIVTSAAREANVSIPLGAVVAQLVAATVNQGDGGLDHSGLFKQVLQLSGRK; the protein is encoded by the coding sequence GTGGATCGCCCGCAGCCGCGAACTCGGCTACGGCGGCTACATCGGCCTCGAGTACAAGGAACCGCAGGAAACCGCCTTCAGCTGGGCCATCCGCGAACACGCTTCCAACTAACCACCCACCCGCACCTGCCCGCCCAACTGAGTAGCAGTAGATGTCGTTTAGAACCCTCAAAACGACATCTACTGCGAGCTAGTTGGGTAAGCCACCCACAGACTTTCAGTGAAGGAAAAACAATGAGCAACGTTGCAGTCATCGGACTCGGAATCATGGGCCTGCCCATGGCCATCAACCTCGTCAAGGCCGGCCACAACGTCACCGGCTTCAACCGCAGCCAGGACAAGATCGACAAGCTCGTCTCCGAAGGCGGCAAGGGTGCCTCCAGCATCGCTGACGCCGTCAAGGACGCCGACGTCGTCATCACCATGGTGCCGGACTCCCCCGACGTCGAAGGCGTCGTCAGCGGCCCCGACGGTGTCTTCGCCAACGCCAAGCAGGGCACCCTCTGGATCGACGCCTCCAGCATCCGCCCCGACGTCGCCAAGCGACTCTCGGAAGAAGCCACCGCAGCCGGCATCCGCCCCCTCGACGCCCCGGTCTCCGGCGGCGAACAGGGCGCCATCGACGCCGTCCTCTCCATCATGGTCGGCGGCGAGAAGGCAGACTTCGAGGCAGCCCAGGACGTCCTTAACGCCGTCGGCAAGACCATCGTCCACGTCGGCCCCTCCGGCTCCGGCCAGACCGTCAAGGCTGCCAACCAGCTGATCGTCGCCGTCAACATCGAGGTCCTCGGCGAGGCCATCGCCTTCCTCGAGGCCTACGGCGTGGACACCGACGCCGCCCTCAAGGTCCTCGGCGGCGGCCTGGCCGGCTCCAAGGTCCTCGACCAGAAGGGCCAGAAGATGCTCGACCGCAACTTCGACCCCGGCTTCCGCCTCGCCCTGCACCACAAGGACCTGGGCATCGTCACCTCCGCGGCCCGCGAAGCCAACGTCTCCATCCCGCTCGGCGCCGTCGTCGCCCAGCTCGTCGCCGCCACCGTCAACCAGGGCGACGGCGGCCTGGACCACTCGGGACTCTTCAAGCAGGTCCTGCAGCTCAGCGGCCGGAAGTAA
- a CDS encoding TIM barrel protein yields MTYTVNCSILLTELPLLERPAAAKAAGFDAVEFWWPFESSVPSDAETTAFERAITDAGVQLSGLNFNAGNMPGGDRGLVSWVGREGEFKDNIDVVAGIGERLGCKAFNALYGNRQEESSPEEQDELAARNLAAAAEGVARIGGTVLLEPVSGAPRYPLLKAQDALGVIARVKAESGAQNVKLLADFYHLAVNGDDVAAVIENHAKDFGHIQIADNPGRGAPGTGELPLGEWIARSRELGYGGYIGLEYKEPQETAFSWAIREHASN; encoded by the coding sequence ATGACGTACACAGTGAACTGCTCCATCCTCCTGACGGAGCTGCCCCTGCTCGAGCGCCCCGCAGCCGCGAAGGCGGCCGGTTTTGACGCCGTCGAGTTCTGGTGGCCCTTTGAGAGCTCAGTCCCTTCCGACGCCGAAACCACGGCCTTCGAGCGCGCCATCACCGACGCCGGCGTCCAGCTCTCCGGCCTGAACTTCAACGCCGGCAACATGCCCGGCGGCGACCGCGGACTGGTCTCCTGGGTGGGCCGTGAAGGCGAGTTCAAGGACAACATCGACGTCGTCGCCGGCATCGGCGAGCGCCTCGGCTGCAAGGCCTTCAACGCCCTCTACGGCAACCGCCAGGAGGAGTCCAGTCCGGAGGAACAGGACGAACTGGCAGCCAGGAACCTGGCCGCCGCTGCAGAAGGCGTGGCCCGGATCGGCGGCACCGTCCTCCTCGAACCCGTCAGCGGGGCCCCGCGCTACCCGCTCCTCAAGGCCCAGGACGCGCTCGGTGTGATCGCCCGGGTCAAGGCGGAATCCGGCGCTCAGAACGTCAAGCTCCTCGCGGACTTCTACCACCTGGCCGTCAACGGGGACGACGTCGCCGCGGTGATCGAAAACCACGCCAAGGACTTCGGCCACATCCAGATTGCCGACAACCCCGGCCGCGGGGCTCCCGGAACCGGCGAGCTTCCCCTCGGCGAGTGGATCGCCCGCAGCCGCGAACTCGGCTACGGCGGCTACATCGGCCTCGAGTACAAGGAACCGCAGGAAACCGCCTTCAGCTGGGCCATCCGCGAACACGCTTCCAACTAA
- a CDS encoding SRPBCC domain-containing protein, with translation MTENTIRLTRHFPHPPEAVWKALTTPDLLARWWAPGDIAPTAGHRFTMDMGAWGTQQCEVLSVRPGASISFLFAEGGLDTTVTWTLETVGDGTVLHLEHAGFQLDTPMGQQAFDGMGNGWPGVLSRIDGVLVDAARA, from the coding sequence ATGACCGAGAACACGATCCGCCTCACGCGGCATTTTCCGCACCCGCCCGAGGCCGTCTGGAAGGCGCTCACGACGCCGGACCTGCTCGCGCGCTGGTGGGCGCCGGGAGACATTGCCCCGACGGCCGGGCACCGCTTCACCATGGACATGGGCGCCTGGGGAACGCAGCAGTGCGAAGTTCTCAGCGTCCGCCCCGGCGCCTCCATCAGCTTCCTGTTCGCCGAGGGCGGCCTGGACACCACCGTCACATGGACGCTCGAGACCGTCGGGGACGGGACCGTTTTGCACCTCGAGCATGCGGGTTTCCAGCTCGACACCCCCATGGGCCAGCAGGCCTTCGACGGCATGGGCAACGGCTGGCCCGGGGTACTGTCCCGGATCGACGGTGTGCTGGTCGACGCAGCGCGAGCGTAA
- a CDS encoding metalloregulator ArsR/SmtB family transcription factor: MLPDIFGALANPARRTILDELRNGPRTAGDLTDLLEQSRSAASEHLAVLRGAGLVREERHGRHRIYHLQAAGLAEVGGWLKHYEHYWNRRLDALGNLLDEENPS; this comes from the coding sequence GTGCTTCCCGACATCTTCGGCGCCCTGGCCAACCCGGCACGGCGCACCATCCTTGACGAGCTCCGGAACGGGCCGCGGACTGCCGGTGACCTCACGGACCTGCTCGAACAGAGCCGCTCCGCGGCGTCGGAACACCTCGCAGTGCTTCGCGGGGCGGGGCTCGTCCGGGAAGAGCGGCATGGCAGGCACCGCATTTACCACCTTCAGGCCGCCGGCCTGGCTGAGGTGGGCGGCTGGCTGAAGCACTACGAGCACTACTGGAACCGGCGCCTTGATGCGCTGGGCAACCTACTGGATGAGGAGAACCCATCATGA
- a CDS encoding SRPBCC family protein: MSTRVEKRILVNVPVSTAYNQWTQFEDFPHFMGGVKKVTQLSDDRLEWVAEIAGVKRKWEARILEQKPDQKVAWAATEGATNAGSVEFEDVGGGQTSIKLFIDYEPEGVVEKIGDKLHVVERQAEADLKKFKEFIEDEGYASGAWRGSVNEGGSVGTPGVEHAAGSLGDSGKAGVSGKVAAAAGVAAAAGAAAAVAAGGKDKDADTVYVVDEAAVVDEAVVPVDTETTVVTDTTDTPGFSGGTAAGTVAGGTAAGVAGGTAADAGSPLTDKNIAHPFDQTNGLIDDEGDSDETAASDTRSAADRAEWEDGGPGTVPPLGGTSGQH; the protein is encoded by the coding sequence ATGAGCACAAGGGTTGAGAAGCGCATTCTGGTGAACGTGCCGGTCAGCACGGCATACAACCAGTGGACCCAGTTCGAAGACTTTCCGCACTTCATGGGCGGCGTCAAGAAAGTGACGCAGCTCAGCGATGACCGGCTCGAGTGGGTGGCCGAGATCGCGGGCGTAAAGCGCAAGTGGGAGGCTCGGATCCTCGAGCAGAAGCCGGACCAGAAGGTCGCCTGGGCCGCCACCGAGGGTGCCACCAACGCCGGCTCCGTGGAGTTTGAAGACGTTGGCGGCGGCCAGACTTCCATCAAGCTGTTCATCGACTACGAACCCGAAGGGGTCGTGGAGAAGATCGGCGACAAGCTGCACGTCGTGGAGCGCCAGGCCGAGGCCGACCTCAAAAAGTTCAAGGAATTCATCGAGGACGAAGGCTACGCCAGCGGCGCCTGGCGGGGTTCGGTCAACGAAGGCGGCTCAGTGGGCACACCGGGCGTCGAGCACGCGGCCGGGTCGCTCGGCGACAGCGGCAAGGCGGGCGTCTCCGGCAAGGTTGCGGCGGCGGCCGGAGTGGCGGCGGCAGCAGGCGCGGCAGCGGCCGTCGCTGCCGGCGGCAAGGACAAGGATGCCGACACCGTGTACGTCGTGGACGAAGCCGCTGTCGTCGATGAAGCAGTTGTCCCGGTAGACACCGAAACGACCGTTGTCACCGATACGACCGACACCCCGGGCTTCTCCGGTGGGACCGCGGCGGGCACCGTTGCCGGCGGGACCGCTGCGGGCGTGGCCGGGGGAACCGCGGCAGACGCAGGCTCCCCGCTGACGGACAAGAACATCGCCCACCCGTTCGACCAGACCAACGGACTGATTGACGACGAAGGCGACTCGGACGAAACAGCGGCCAGCGACACCCGAAGCGCCGCAGACCGGGCCGAATGGGAAGACGGCGGCCCCGGCACCGTCCCGCCCCTGGGCGGCACCTCCGGGCAGCACTGA
- a CDS encoding thymidylate kinase produces the protein MIIVLTGIDGSGKTTAARSLVAAARAEGRNALLLSRRRMSLLSSRFGIRLPDRLADAAESALRVFNVLVSHARASRFEGLVVMDRHLHCQLALREAKGLRRGRLLPWLLRTLPVPDLVLHLDVSPETAHRRIVARGTDEESVAELTALRTAYRTLPEYADMVMIDAHGNPAEVLARLVNAVDPHRRLKV, from the coding sequence ATGATCATTGTTCTGACAGGAATCGACGGTTCGGGAAAGACGACGGCGGCCCGTTCCCTTGTTGCGGCAGCCCGGGCAGAGGGCAGGAACGCGCTTTTGCTGAGCCGGCGGCGGATGTCGCTGCTCAGCAGCCGCTTCGGCATCCGTCTGCCCGACCGCCTGGCCGACGCCGCGGAATCCGCCCTGCGGGTGTTCAACGTGCTGGTGTCACATGCCCGGGCATCGCGCTTCGAGGGGCTCGTGGTCATGGACCGGCACCTTCACTGCCAGCTGGCGCTGCGCGAGGCGAAGGGCCTGCGCCGGGGACGGCTTCTGCCCTGGCTGCTCCGGACCCTGCCGGTCCCCGACTTGGTCCTCCACTTGGACGTGAGCCCCGAAACCGCGCACCGGCGGATCGTCGCGCGCGGCACGGACGAGGAATCGGTGGCCGAGCTGACAGCCCTGCGGACCGCCTACCGGACATTACCCGAGTACGCGGACATGGTGATGATCGACGCCCACGGAAACCCGGCCGAGGTGCTCGCCAGGCTGGTTAACGCCGTCGATCCGCACCGGCGACTCAAGGTTTAG
- a CDS encoding PhzF family phenazine biosynthesis protein, which translates to MAATEYPFSQVDVFAPGPKPGNPVAVVHDADGLTAEQMQSFANWTNLSETTFLLKPTQPEADYRLRIFTPASELPFAGHPTLGSAHAWLENGGQPRRSGELVQECEVGLVKISQTADEQFFEAPPLRRSGPVESEVLEQAIASLGIPAEQVLDSNWVDNGPGWLGIRLASARQVLDLVPDFVAMGKLNVGVIGAYGDGGPADFEVRGFVPGLDIPEDPVTGSLNAGLAQWLIGSGVAEGNYTVSQGTVLGRGGRLTITTEGDSIWVGGTSRTVIRGSVFL; encoded by the coding sequence ATGGCCGCCACCGAATATCCCTTCTCGCAGGTCGACGTTTTTGCCCCCGGACCAAAGCCCGGCAACCCGGTCGCTGTCGTCCATGATGCCGACGGCCTGACCGCCGAGCAGATGCAGAGCTTCGCCAACTGGACCAACCTCTCCGAAACCACTTTCCTGCTGAAGCCCACGCAGCCGGAGGCGGACTACCGGCTGCGGATCTTCACGCCGGCCTCCGAGCTTCCCTTCGCGGGCCACCCCACCCTCGGCTCCGCGCACGCGTGGCTGGAGAACGGCGGACAGCCAAGGCGTTCCGGCGAGCTCGTGCAGGAATGCGAGGTGGGGCTCGTCAAGATCAGCCAGACGGCGGACGAACAGTTCTTCGAGGCCCCGCCGCTGCGCCGGTCCGGTCCCGTGGAATCCGAGGTGCTGGAGCAGGCGATCGCCAGTCTGGGCATTCCGGCCGAGCAGGTGCTGGACAGCAACTGGGTGGACAACGGCCCTGGCTGGCTCGGCATCCGGCTGGCCTCGGCCCGGCAGGTGCTCGACCTGGTGCCCGACTTCGTGGCCATGGGGAAGTTGAACGTGGGTGTGATCGGCGCCTACGGCGACGGAGGCCCGGCGGACTTCGAGGTGCGCGGCTTCGTTCCCGGCCTGGACATCCCGGAGGACCCGGTCACCGGCAGCCTGAACGCAGGGCTGGCACAATGGCTGATCGGCTCAGGAGTGGCGGAGGGCAATTACACCGTCAGCCAGGGCACTGTCCTGGGCCGCGGCGGACGGCTGACCATCACCACCGAAGGCGACAGCATCTGGGTGGGCGGCACCAGCCGCACGGTCATCCGCGGCAGCGTCTTCCTGTAG
- a CDS encoding YbaK/EbsC family protein, translating into MSDTLLLPAVAEALAAHGVAHEILECSPELADTAEFCAHYGFSLEQAANTILVASRKVEPPRYAVCVVLGTTRLDVNRSVRALLDVKRASFADAETTTALTGMLVGGVTVPGISGLPVYVDRAVLDVPRVVMGGGNRSSKIVLSPAELLKLPGVGVVDGLAAPREPAEVPGD; encoded by the coding sequence GTGAGTGACACGCTCCTCCTGCCCGCCGTGGCCGAGGCCCTCGCCGCGCACGGCGTTGCCCACGAGATCCTCGAATGCTCGCCGGAACTCGCGGACACCGCCGAGTTCTGCGCCCACTACGGCTTCAGTTTGGAGCAGGCGGCCAACACCATCCTGGTCGCGTCCAGGAAGGTGGAGCCGCCCCGGTATGCGGTGTGCGTGGTCCTGGGCACCACCCGGCTGGACGTGAACCGTTCCGTGCGTGCCCTGCTTGACGTCAAGCGCGCCTCCTTTGCCGACGCCGAGACCACCACCGCGCTGACCGGCATGCTGGTAGGCGGGGTCACCGTGCCCGGAATCTCCGGGCTGCCCGTATACGTGGACCGCGCCGTGCTGGACGTGCCCCGGGTGGTCATGGGCGGCGGCAACAGGTCCAGCAAAATCGTCCTCAGCCCCGCCGAGCTCCTCAAACTGCCGGGGGTCGGGGTGGTGGACGGGCTCGCCGCGCCCCGCGAGCCGGCTGAGGTGCCGGGCGACTGA